One window from the genome of Nicotiana sylvestris chromosome 9, ASM39365v2, whole genome shotgun sequence encodes:
- the LOC104240349 gene encoding protein POLLENLESS 3-LIKE 2-like, giving the protein MVQEMWNGPPGFRPTKSAPSSPAKPLGISKIRSESFHIIPKVPVGDTPYVRAKNVQLVEKDPERAIPLFWAAINAGDRVDSALKDMAIVMKQQNRAEEAIEAIKSLRSRCSDQAQEALDNILLDLYKRCGRLSDQTTLLRHKLYLIQQGMAFNGRRTKTARSLGKKFQVSVEQEATRLLGNLGWALMQQNNYIEAEDAYRRALVIAPDNNKMCNLGICLMKQGRVKEAKDTLKRVKPAVTDGPRGVDSHLKAYERAQQMLRDLESVLLNNKGGTMLEQSRLFDAFLGSSAIWQPQPCKEQNTFTNTSSSKYADENMNSNIIANHIVSTKSMQPTVSSENLLNKCAPPFYTSKIVNEPTSTLLPENLKRTRSGNAAHPMRINMKESKGTVIEQENMARKQSNSKEKVEDRWAELLPDSKDFEQAIIAAALNSSDEILKPEEGGCKDSGILPRKIDKRLKVFQDITLSLSPRA; this is encoded by the exons ATGGTGCAAGAGATGTGGAATGGACCCCCTGGTTTCAGACCCACAAAATCGGCTCCATCTTCACCAGCTAAACCTCTTGGAATTTCCAAGATTCGTTCGGAATCCTTCCATATTATTCCCAAAGTACCTGTTGGTGACACCCCTTATGTCAGAGCCAAAAATGTCCAA TTGGTGGAAAAGGATCCAGAAAGGGCAATTCCATTGTTTTGGGCAGCAATAAATGCAGGAGATAGAGTGGATAGTGCACTCAAAGATATGGCTATTGTAATGAAGCAACAAAATAGAGCTGAAGAAGCCATTGAAGCAATTAAATCGTTGCGAAGTCGATGCTCGGACCAAGCACAAGAAGCTCTTGACAATATCCTACTAGACCTATACAAG AGATGTGGGAGATTGAGTGATCAAACAACATTGTTGAGGCATAAGTTGTACTTGATTCAACAAGGCATGGCTTTTAATGGAAGGCGAACCAAGACGGCGAGATCACTGGGGAAAAAGTTTCAGGTTTCTGTGGAGCAAGAAGCAACTAGATTACTG GGAAATTTAGGGTGGGCATTGATGCAACAAAACAACTACATTGAAGCTGAGGATGCTTATAGGAGAGCACTAGTGATTGCACCAGACAATAACAAGATGTGCAATTTAGGCATATGTTTGATGAAACAAGGAAGAGTTAAAGAGGCAAAAGATACACTTAAGAGGGTGAAACCAGCAGTTACAGACGGCCCGAGAGGCGTTGATTCGCACCTCAAGGCCTACGAGAGAGCACAACAAATGCTCCGCGACCTCGAATCAGTGCTATTGAATAATAAAGGTGGCACTATGCTTGAACAAAGCAGGCTTTTTGATGCATTCTTGGGCTCTTCTGCAATTTGGCAACCTCAACCTTGcaaagaacaaaacacatttaCTAACACCAGCTCATCCAAATATGCTGATGAGAACATGAATTCTAACATTATAGCAAACCACATTGTTTCTACAAAGAGTATGCAACCAACAGTTTCAAGCGAAAACTTATTAAACAAGTGTGCTCCACCATTTTATACATCCAAGATTGTGAATGAGCCGACAAGTACTCTGTTGCCCGAAAATCTTAAGAGAACAAGATCCGGAAATGCAGCTCATCCCATGAGAATTAACATGAAGGAGTCTAAAGGGACAGTCATAGAACAAGAAAATATGGCGCGAAAGCAGTCAAATTCGAAGGAGAAAGTAGAGGATAGATGGGCAGAGTTGTTGCCGGATAGCAAGGATTTTGAGCAAGCGATAATTGCTGCTGCTTTGAATTCAAGTGATGAAATATTGAAGCCAGAAGAAGGAGGATGCAAAGATTCTGGAATTCTTCCAAGGAAAATTGACAAAAGATTGAAAGTTTTCCAAGATATTACCCTATCTTTGAGTCCAAGAGCCTAA
- the LOC138878613 gene encoding uncharacterized protein gives MENYTIWCRAMKIALLGKNKLCLADGTTSKSDFGADLAKQRDRCNAIVTSWLMSNVSKDLMTGVLFSSNAQTIWAELKERFDKVNASRLFYLHKEIFTLTQGILSVSTYFTKLKDLWAEYDSILPPPPVKDYVEQIEFQRLLQFLMGLDDTYEQARGQILMMPNVPSINQAYAMVVQAESRKIISGTNYGGGNTINPTATFIA, from the coding sequence ATGGAGAATTACACAATCTGGTGCAGAGCGATGAAAATTGCATTGTTAGGCAAAAACAAACTGTGTCTCGCGGACGGCACAACAAGCAAGAGTGACTTTGGTGCAGATTTGGCTAAGCAGAGGGATCGATGCAATGCGATAGTGACTTCCTGGCTAATGAGCAACGTTAGCAAGGACCTTATGACTGGAGTACTTTTCTCGTCAAATGCCCAAACCATTTGGGCAGAGCTCAAAGAACGTTTTGACAAGGTGAATGCCTCACGACTATTTTACCTGCATAAGGAGATCTTCACATTAACTCAAGGTATTTTATCAGTCTCCACTTACTTCACCAAGCTTAAAGACCTATGGGCAGAATATGATTCTATACTGCCACCACCACCTGTAAAGGATTATGTAGAACAAATTGAATTTCAGCGTCTACTGCAATTTTTAATGGGCCTGGATGACACATACGAGCAAGCTAGAGGGCAGATATTGATGATGCCAAATGTGCCTAGTATTAATCAAGCATATGCCATGGTAGTTCAAGCTGAGAGtagaaaaataatttctggaactAACTATGGGGGTGGTAATACTATAAATCCCACAGCAACGTTCATTGCAtag